A part of Anolis sagrei isolate rAnoSag1 chromosome 3, rAnoSag1.mat, whole genome shotgun sequence genomic DNA contains:
- the MITD1 gene encoding MIT domain-containing protein 1 translates to MEDPAVSVLKRAVELDEASRFQESLVCYQEGIALLLQVLKVTKDERRKAHYRDKITHYMNRAENIKEYLKKEKEDGKYHKQIKIEENTKGFSYEKLFQEYLNETVTEVWVEDPYIRHVHQLYNFLRFCEMLVKGRCKVKSIHLLTSYDEGNGRSQQINSLEEIRQSLEDFGVTLDISYSSSIHDREIRFNNGWTIKIGRGLDYFKKPQGRFCLGYCDFDLRPCHETTVDIFHIKHTKKT, encoded by the exons ATGGAGGACCCCGCGGTGTCGGTGCTGAAGCGGGCGGTGGAGCTGGACGAGGCCTCCCGCTTCCAGGAGTCGCTGGTTTGCTACCAGGAAGGCATCGCGCTCCTCTTGCAGGTGCTCAAAG TTACAAAGGATGAGAGGAGAAAGGCTCATTATCGGGACAAGATAACACATTACATGAACAGAGCGGAAAACATCAAGGAATATcttaagaaagagaaagaag ATGGAAAATAccacaaacaaattaaaatcGAAGAAAATACCAAAGGTTTTAGTTACGAAAAACTATTCCAAGAATATCTTAATGAAACTGTTACAGAGGTTTGGGTTGAGGATCCATACATTAGACATGTCCACCAG TTGTACAACTTCTTGCGATTCTGTGAAATGCTCGTTAAGGGACGATGCAAAGTGAAAAGCATACATCTTCTTACCTCTTATGATGAA GGCAATGGACGGAGTCAACAGATAAACAGCTTGGAAGAAATTCGACAGTCCCTGGAGGATTTTGGTGTAACTCTGGATATATCATATTCTTCTTCAATACATGATCGAGAGATTAG ATTCAACAATGGATGGACAATTAAAATTGGAAGAGGCCTTGATTATTTCAAGAAACCGCAG GGCCGTTTTTGCCTTGGATACTGTGACTTTGATTTGAGGCCATGTCATGAAACTACTGTGGATATCTTTCATATTAAGCATACGAAGAAAACATGA
- the MRPL30 gene encoding large ribosomal subunit protein uL30m, producing the protein MAALRWLWGRTVWRSSSLPWQSLAGSRVEPITWQGWIRQKFTKSRVPDWVFQPRPGDHEKYGGDPEQPHKLHFITRIKSGRRRPYWEKDMIRVLGLGRRYEPRVHKNVPSVNDQLKVIKHLIRIKPLKLPHGIPTEEEMSDTYFNSSTGELIIRRRLKPVEQKAIDSS; encoded by the exons ATGGCGGCGCTGAGATGGCTGTGGGGTCGGACTGTGTGGCGGAGTTCATCTCTTCCCTGGCAG AGTCTTGCAGGAAGCAGAGTAGAGCCTATCACTTGGCAGGGCTGGATTAGGCAGAAATTCACGAAGTCAAGAGTTCCTGACTGG GTATTTCAGCCACGACCTGGTGATCATGAAAAATACGGAGGTGATCCAGAGCAGCCTCATAAATTGCACTTCATAACCAGGATCAAAAGTGGCAGAAGGCGACCCTATTGGGAAAAGGATATGATCAGAGTTCTTGGATTGGGAAGG AGATATGAACCCAGAGTGCACAAAAACGTCCCTTCTGTGAATGATCAACTGAAAGTCATCAAACACCTAATAAG GATAAAACCATTAAAGCTGCCCCATGGAATTCCAACCGAAGAGGAAATGTCTGATACATACTTTAACAGTAGTACAGGTGAACTAATCATTCGCCGTCGTCTAAAACCAGTGGAACAGAAAGCAATTGATTCTTCTTAA
- the LOC132771592 gene encoding lysozyme g-like, translated as MAAHSYGNIMHVDTTGASAETGKQEGLSYGGVPASEKIAERDLKNLEKYKTKIMNVSRKTGIDAAIIAAIISRESHAGTLLKNGWGDHGNGFGLMQVDKQFHKPTGTWDSEEHMTQATSILRSLIKEIEKKFPQWTKEQQLKGGISAYNAGVKNVRSYDRMDIGTTKNDYANDVVARAKFYKRNGY; from the exons ATGGCAG CTCACTCTTATGGCAACATTATGCATGTTGATACTACTGGAGCATCCGCTGAAACTGGAAAGCAAGAAGGCCTGAGTTATGGTG GGGTTCCAGCTTCAGAAAAAATTGCAGAGAGAGATCTAAAGAATCTGGAGAAATATAAGACAAAAATTATGAATGTCAGTAGAAAAACAGGTATTGATGCAGCTATAATTGCTGCTATAATCTCCCGAGAATCTCATGCTGGGACTCTCCTGAAGAATGGCTGGGGTGACCATGGAAATGGATTTGGTTTGATGCAG gttgacAAACAATTTCATAAACCCACGGGCACATGGGACAGTGAGGAACATATGACCCAGGCTACCAGCATTCTGCGTTCTCTGATCAAGGAGATTGAAAAAAAATTTCCACAGTGGACTAAGGAACAACAGCTCAAAG GTGGAATTTCAGCCTACAATGCAGGTGTTAAAAATGTCCGGAGTTATGACCGAATGGATATAGGCACAACAAAGAATGATTATGCCAATGATGTTGTTGCAAGAGCCAAGTTTTACAAAAGAAATGGATACTAA
- the TXNDC9 gene encoding thioredoxin domain-containing protein 9 gives MAADMFSKALEAQMLQTAKIVEEQLDAEIQKLDEVDEDELEILKQRRLEALKKAQQQKQEWLSKGHGEYREVPSERDFFQEVKGSKNVVCHFYRDTTYRCLIFDKHLTVLAKKHIETKFIKLNAEKSPFLCERLRIKVIPTLALLKDGKTQDYVVGFTDLGNTDDFTTETLEWRLGCADVINYSGNLMDPPFQSQKKFGATFTKLDKKSIRGKKYDSDSDDD, from the exons ATGGCTGCAGACATGTTTTCAAAAGCTCTGGAGGCTCAGATGCTTCAGACAGCTAAGATTGTAGAAGAGCAACTGGATGCTGAGATTCAAAAACTTGATGAAGTGGATGAAGATGAACTGGAAATCCTAAAGCAAAGAAGGCTTGAAGCACTGAAAAAAGCCCAGCAACAGAAACAA GAGTGGCTTTCAAAAGGACATGGAGAATACCGGGAAGTCCCCAGTGAGAGAGACTTTTTTCAGGAAGTGAAAGGAAGCAAAAATGTGGTTTGCCACTTTTACAGAGATACCACTTACAG ATGCCTAATATTTGACAAACACTTAACAGTGCTTGCAAAAAAACACATTGAAACTAAGTTTATCAAGTTAAATGCTGAAAAATCTCCATTCCTGTGTGAGAGACTTCGCATCAAAGTAATTCCCACACTTGCACTTTTAAAAGATGGAAAAACACAAGATTATGTGGTTGGTTTCACTGATCTTGGCAACACAGATGACTTCACCACAGAGACCTTAGAGTGGCGACTAGGTTGTGCAGATGTCATTAACTACAG TGGCAACCTGATGGATCCTCCTTTCCAGAGCCAAAAAAAATTTGGAGCCACCTTCACAAAGCTTGATAAGAAATCGATCAGAGGGAAAAAATACGATTCAGATTCTGATGATGACTAG